One window of Burkholderia cepacia GG4 genomic DNA carries:
- a CDS encoding LysR family transcriptional regulator produces MELSEIDLNLLLLFQRLMQERRVSTVAEQMNMSQPGVSNALAKLRRRLGDPLFVRGPGGVVPTPFALRLAEPVAQALSTLHAALNPATGFDPLRATRTMTIGMTDIGEVVFLPALLEHLSRAAPGIALNTVRNTSVNLADEMAGGRVDLAIGLLPQLQGGFYQRRLFDQRYVCLFRRGHPLEEAPLTVDAWREAEHLVVVSAGTGHGQVDEWLKRRRVKRRVRLTVPHFMSVGYILQRTDLIATVPEHLALQLAAPFSLSWRALPVTLPGAPIHMLWHTRVNQDEGNRWLREVVVDLFAETETRGRKAAPARKK; encoded by the coding sequence ATGGAACTGAGCGAAATCGACCTCAACCTGTTGCTGCTGTTCCAGCGGCTGATGCAGGAGCGGCGCGTGTCGACCGTCGCCGAGCAGATGAACATGAGCCAGCCGGGCGTCAGCAACGCGCTGGCGAAGCTGCGCCGTCGGCTCGGCGATCCGCTGTTCGTGCGCGGGCCGGGCGGCGTGGTCCCGACGCCGTTCGCATTGCGGCTGGCCGAACCGGTTGCGCAGGCGCTGTCGACGCTGCATGCCGCGCTCAATCCCGCGACCGGTTTCGATCCGCTGCGCGCCACCCGCACGATGACGATCGGGATGACCGATATCGGCGAAGTCGTGTTCCTGCCCGCGCTGCTCGAACACCTGTCGCGCGCGGCGCCGGGCATCGCGCTCAATACGGTGCGCAACACGAGCGTCAACCTCGCCGACGAGATGGCCGGCGGCCGCGTCGATCTCGCGATCGGGCTGCTGCCGCAGCTGCAGGGCGGGTTCTATCAACGCCGGCTGTTCGATCAGCGGTACGTGTGCCTGTTCCGGCGCGGGCATCCGCTCGAGGAGGCGCCGCTGACGGTCGACGCATGGCGGGAGGCCGAACACCTGGTCGTGGTGTCCGCCGGCACCGGTCACGGGCAGGTGGACGAGTGGCTGAAGCGGCGCCGCGTGAAGCGCCGGGTGCGGCTGACGGTGCCGCATTTCATGAGCGTCGGCTATATCCTGCAGCGCACCGACCTGATCGCGACCGTGCCGGAGCATCTCGCGCTGCAACTTGCCGCGCCGTTTTCACTAAGCTGGCGGGCGTTGCCGGTCACGCTGCCGGGCGCGCCGATTCATATGCTGTGGCATACGCGGGTCAACCAGGACGAAGGGAATCGATGGTTGCGGGAGGTCGTGGTCGACCTGTTCGCGGAGACGGAGACACGCGGACGGAAGGCCGCGCCCGCGCGGAAGAAATAG
- a CDS encoding SfnB family sulfur acquisition oxidoreductase: MSDTSATIQERQADVKPQVARVIADDTQAIAVAHTLAQRLAEGAAERDRERRLPHDEIEWFSQSGLWAITVPKAYGGAGVSHVTLTEVIKIVAAADASLGQLPQNHFGLVDVITLTGTDAQKRHFFAEILSGKRFGNGFSEKGTKHVLDLKTRVRRDGDEYVVDGTKFYSTGALFAHYVPVLGLDDAQRAWLAYVPQPTPGLTVIDDWSGFGQRTTASGTVVLDGVRVPASHVLNAQRVSDEPTLNGPLSQIIQAAIDAGIAKAAIADTEAFVRTRTRPWVDSGVERAADDPLIVREIGRLHIGLHAAEALLERAARTLDEIGARGTVTDDDVARASVAVGEAKVLTTEIALLAGEKLFELAGTQSTLAEHNLDRHWRNARTHTLHDPVRWKYHLVGNYYLNGVRPARHAWN; this comes from the coding sequence ATGTCCGATACGAGCGCCACGATTCAGGAACGGCAGGCCGATGTGAAACCGCAGGTGGCCCGCGTGATCGCCGACGACACACAGGCGATCGCGGTCGCGCATACGCTCGCGCAGCGGCTCGCGGAAGGGGCGGCCGAGCGGGATCGGGAGCGTCGGCTGCCGCACGACGAGATCGAATGGTTCTCGCAGTCGGGGCTGTGGGCGATCACGGTGCCGAAGGCCTACGGCGGCGCGGGTGTATCGCATGTGACGCTCACCGAGGTGATCAAGATCGTCGCGGCGGCCGATGCGTCGCTCGGGCAGTTGCCGCAGAACCACTTCGGGCTGGTCGACGTGATCACGCTGACCGGTACCGACGCGCAGAAGCGCCATTTCTTCGCGGAAATCCTGAGCGGCAAGCGCTTCGGCAACGGCTTTTCGGAGAAGGGCACGAAGCACGTGCTCGACCTGAAGACGCGCGTGCGCCGCGATGGCGACGAGTATGTCGTCGACGGCACGAAGTTCTATTCGACCGGCGCGCTGTTCGCGCACTACGTGCCGGTGCTCGGCCTCGACGATGCGCAACGCGCGTGGCTCGCCTATGTCCCGCAGCCGACGCCGGGGCTGACCGTGATCGACGACTGGTCGGGCTTCGGGCAGCGCACGACCGCGAGCGGCACGGTGGTGCTCGACGGCGTGCGCGTGCCGGCTTCGCATGTGCTGAACGCGCAGCGCGTATCGGACGAGCCGACGCTCAACGGTCCGCTGTCGCAGATCATTCAGGCGGCGATCGATGCCGGCATCGCGAAGGCCGCGATCGCCGATACCGAGGCGTTCGTGCGCACCCGCACGCGGCCGTGGGTCGACAGCGGCGTGGAGCGGGCGGCCGACGATCCGTTGATCGTCCGCGAGATCGGTCGTCTGCATATCGGGCTGCATGCGGCGGAAGCGCTGCTCGAACGCGCGGCGCGCACGCTCGACGAGATCGGCGCACGCGGCACGGTGACCGACGACGATGTCGCGCGCGCATCGGTCGCGGTCGGCGAAGCGAAGGTGCTGACGACCGAGATCGCGCTGCTCGCGGGCGAGAAGCTGTTCGAGCTGGCCGGCACGCAGTCGACGCTCGCCGAACACAATCTCGACCGGCACTGGCGCAATGCGCGCACGCATACGCTGCACGATCCGGTGCGGTGGAAGTACCACCTCGTCGGCAACTACTACCTGAATGGGGTGCGGCCGGCGCGCCATGCGTGGAACTGA
- a CDS encoding LLM class flavin-dependent oxidoreductase, protein MSKTIRFNAFEMNCVGHQSPGLWAHPRDRSWQYKDLDYWTDLARVLERGIFDAIFIADVIGYYDVYQGSNYHALHQAAQIPVNDPLQLAAPIAMATEHLGIGITASTTFEHPYTFARRLSTADHHTKGRLAWNIVTSYLESGAKNVGDNGLRTHDDRYAVAAEYVEVLYKLFEGSWEDGAVVRDRDGRVFTHPEKVHEIGHKGRFFDVPGYHLCEPSPQRTPVLFQAGASGPGKAFAAQHAECVFVAAPTRPQLARYVADVRAQAAAAGRDPRDVLIYNLVTVIVDETDEKAQAKFDEYRRYVSYDGSLVFMSGWTGIDFGQYAPTDPVRRVETNAIVSAVEHLAGGDTAWTIEELAAWGGIGGMGPVFVGSAQTVADILQEWVEATDVDGFNLAYAVAHETFEDIVRYLVPELQRRGVYPTEYAPGTLREKLFGGSARLPDAHPAARFRDIEQVKRDTEQVADYA, encoded by the coding sequence ATGAGCAAGACCATCCGCTTCAACGCGTTCGAGATGAACTGCGTCGGCCATCAATCGCCGGGGCTGTGGGCGCATCCGCGCGATCGCTCGTGGCAGTACAAGGATCTCGACTACTGGACCGATCTCGCCCGCGTGCTCGAACGCGGGATCTTCGACGCAATCTTCATCGCGGACGTGATCGGCTATTACGACGTCTACCAGGGCAGCAACTACCACGCGCTGCACCAGGCCGCGCAGATCCCGGTCAACGATCCGCTGCAGCTCGCCGCGCCGATCGCGATGGCGACCGAGCATCTCGGCATCGGCATCACCGCGTCGACGACGTTCGAGCATCCGTACACGTTCGCGCGCCGGCTGTCGACCGCCGACCATCACACCAAGGGCCGGCTCGCGTGGAATATCGTCACGTCGTACCTGGAAAGCGGTGCGAAGAACGTCGGCGACAACGGGCTGCGCACGCATGATGACCGCTATGCGGTCGCGGCCGAATACGTCGAGGTGCTGTACAAGCTGTTCGAAGGCAGCTGGGAAGATGGCGCAGTGGTGCGCGATCGCGACGGCCGCGTGTTCACGCATCCGGAGAAGGTGCACGAGATCGGCCACAAGGGGCGCTTCTTCGACGTGCCCGGCTATCACCTGTGCGAGCCGTCGCCGCAGCGCACGCCGGTGCTGTTCCAGGCCGGCGCGTCCGGCCCCGGCAAGGCGTTCGCCGCGCAGCACGCCGAATGCGTGTTCGTCGCCGCGCCGACCCGCCCGCAGCTCGCGCGCTATGTCGCCGACGTGCGCGCGCAGGCCGCGGCCGCGGGTCGCGATCCGCGCGACGTGCTGATCTACAACCTCGTCACGGTGATCGTCGACGAGACCGACGAGAAGGCGCAGGCGAAGTTCGACGAGTATCGCCGCTACGTGTCGTACGACGGCTCGCTCGTGTTCATGTCCGGCTGGACCGGCATCGATTTCGGCCAGTATGCGCCGACCGATCCCGTCAGGCGTGTCGAAACGAATGCGATCGTCTCGGCCGTCGAGCATCTGGCGGGCGGCGATACCGCGTGGACGATCGAGGAACTGGCGGCCTGGGGCGGCATCGGCGGGATGGGACCGGTGTTCGTCGGCTCGGCGCAGACCGTCGCGGACATCCTGCAGGAATGGGTCGAGGCGACCGACGTCGACGGCTTCAATCTCGCGTATGCCGTTGCGCACGAAACGTTCGAGGACATCGTGCGCTACCTCGTGCCGGAATTACAGCGGCGCGGCGTCTATCCGACCGAATATGCGCCGGGCACGCTGCGCGAGAAGCTGTTCGGCGGCTCGGCGCGATTGCCGGACGCGCATCCGGCCGCGCGGTTTCGCGACATCGAGCAGGTCAAGCGCGATACGGAACAGGTGGCCGACTACGCGTGA
- a CDS encoding FAD-dependent monooxygenase, with the protein MQTNLKLAIVGAGIGGLTLALALRERGIDAQLYEQTDVLREVGAAVALSANATRFYERMGLRPAFDAVCAEIPALVYRDGRSGAVIGHHRGEPDYRRQFGGSYWGVHRADLQAILSKAVGMEQIHLGHRLVDLAQHPDRVTLTFDNGERVDADLVIGADGARSITRRWMLGYDDVLYSGCSGFRGVVPAERMDLLPDPETIQFWVGPHGHLLHYPIGDNGDQNFLLVERHPSPWPSRDWVMPAEEGEQLRLFKDWHPAVVQMISAVPISQRWGLFHRPPLGRWSRGRVTLIGDAAHALVPHHGQGANQSIEDAVVLAAQLAMAGPGNWREAQEAYERLRRGRTRKVQYASISAADVLHLPDGPAAQARNARLGERDSVLHHLDWIHDFDALADEPNERQGGTWL; encoded by the coding sequence ATGCAGACGAATCTGAAGCTTGCGATCGTCGGTGCCGGCATCGGCGGCCTGACGCTGGCGCTCGCATTGCGCGAGCGCGGCATCGACGCGCAGTTGTACGAGCAGACCGACGTGCTGCGCGAAGTGGGGGCGGCCGTTGCGCTGTCGGCCAATGCGACGCGCTTCTACGAACGGATGGGATTGCGTCCGGCCTTCGACGCCGTGTGTGCGGAGATCCCGGCCCTCGTCTATCGAGACGGTCGCAGCGGCGCGGTGATCGGCCATCATCGCGGCGAGCCCGACTATCGCCGGCAATTCGGCGGATCGTACTGGGGCGTGCACCGTGCCGACCTGCAGGCAATCCTGTCGAAGGCGGTCGGCATGGAGCAGATTCATCTCGGCCATCGGCTGGTCGATCTCGCGCAGCATCCGGATCGGGTCACGCTGACCTTCGACAACGGCGAGCGCGTCGACGCCGATCTCGTGATCGGCGCGGACGGCGCGCGTTCGATCACGCGGCGCTGGATGCTCGGCTACGACGACGTGTTGTATTCAGGGTGTTCGGGCTTTCGCGGCGTGGTGCCGGCCGAGCGGATGGACCTGCTGCCCGATCCCGAGACGATTCAATTCTGGGTCGGGCCGCACGGGCATCTGCTGCACTATCCGATCGGCGACAACGGCGACCAGAACTTCCTGCTGGTCGAGCGTCATCCGTCGCCGTGGCCGTCGCGCGACTGGGTCATGCCGGCGGAAGAAGGCGAGCAGTTGCGCCTGTTCAAGGACTGGCATCCGGCGGTGGTGCAGATGATCAGCGCGGTACCGATCAGCCAGCGCTGGGGGCTGTTCCACCGGCCGCCGCTCGGCCGCTGGAGCCGCGGGCGCGTGACGCTGATCGGCGACGCCGCGCACGCGCTGGTGCCGCATCACGGGCAGGGCGCGAATCAGTCGATCGAGGACGCGGTGGTGCTGGCCGCGCAACTGGCGATGGCGGGGCCCGGCAACTGGCGTGAGGCGCAGGAAGCCTACGAGCGGCTGCGGCGCGGCCGCACGCGCAAGGTGCAGTACGCGTCGATCTCCGCGGCCGACGTGCTGCATCTGCCCGACGGGCCGGCCGCGCAGGCGCGCAATGCGCGTCTGGGCGAGCGCGACAGCGTGCTGCATCACCTGGACTGGATTCACGATTTCGACGCGCTCGCCGACGAGCCGAACGAGCGGCAGGGCGGTACGTGGCTTTGA
- a CDS encoding acyl-CoA dehydrogenase family protein codes for MTSSHADTDLSTGTDYDALASRFRPIFERIAAGTAERERRRELPHEAIGWLKAAGFGAVRLPVRDGGAGASLPQLFQLLTELAAADSNLPQALRGHFAFVEDWLNAPPGPQRTIWFDRFASSQLVGNAWSEAGDVPLGQTITKVSEQNGRLVLNGRKFYSTGSLFADWIDVFAQRAHDGSDVIVAVATAQPGVIREDDWDGFGQTTTGSGTTRFEDAAVDADHVTDFARRFRYQTAFYQLFHVATLAGIGRAIVRDAGELVRGRTRVYSHGNAARAGDDAQLQQVIGEIASWAYAADALALRAAQPLQHAYLARFGNDDEAEHAANVAAEIESAQSQLVVSELVLRAATRLFDALGASATRSPTALDRHWRNARTVSSHNPLVYKARIVGDWVINGRTPPFVWRVGNGADAAAGTETGTAR; via the coding sequence ATGACTTCGTCGCACGCAGATACCGATCTTTCCACCGGCACCGACTATGACGCACTCGCCAGCCGGTTCCGGCCGATCTTCGAGCGCATCGCCGCCGGCACCGCCGAGCGCGAGCGCCGCCGTGAGCTGCCGCATGAAGCGATCGGCTGGCTGAAAGCCGCCGGCTTCGGCGCGGTACGGCTGCCGGTGCGCGACGGCGGCGCCGGCGCATCGCTGCCGCAGCTGTTCCAGCTGCTGACCGAACTCGCCGCCGCCGATTCCAATCTGCCGCAGGCGCTGCGCGGGCACTTCGCGTTCGTCGAGGACTGGCTGAACGCGCCGCCCGGGCCGCAGCGCACGATTTGGTTCGACCGCTTCGCGAGCAGCCAGCTCGTCGGCAACGCGTGGTCGGAGGCCGGCGACGTTCCGCTCGGCCAGACCATCACGAAGGTGTCGGAGCAGAACGGCCGGCTCGTGCTGAACGGCCGGAAGTTCTACAGCACCGGCAGCCTGTTCGCGGACTGGATCGACGTGTTTGCGCAGCGCGCGCATGACGGCAGCGACGTGATCGTCGCGGTCGCCACCGCGCAGCCCGGCGTGATCCGCGAAGACGACTGGGATGGCTTCGGCCAGACGACGACCGGCAGCGGCACGACGCGCTTCGAGGATGCGGCGGTCGACGCCGACCACGTGACCGATTTCGCGCGCCGCTTCAGATATCAGACCGCGTTCTACCAGCTGTTCCACGTGGCCACGCTGGCCGGCATCGGCCGTGCGATCGTGCGCGACGCGGGCGAACTCGTGCGCGGCCGCACACGCGTGTACAGCCATGGCAACGCAGCGCGCGCCGGCGACGATGCGCAACTCCAGCAGGTGATCGGCGAAATCGCGTCGTGGGCCTATGCGGCCGACGCACTCGCGCTGCGTGCCGCGCAACCGCTGCAGCACGCGTACCTCGCACGCTTCGGCAACGACGACGAGGCCGAGCACGCCGCGAACGTCGCGGCCGAAATCGAATCCGCGCAAAGCCAGCTCGTCGTGTCGGAACTCGTACTGCGCGCGGCGACGCGCCTGTTCGACGCGCTCGGCGCATCCGCGACGCGCAGCCCGACCGCGCTCGACCGTCACTGGCGCAACGCACGCACGGTGTCGTCGCACAATCCGCTCGTCTACAAGGCGCGCATCGTCGGCGACTGGGTGATCAACGGACGCACGCCGCCGTTCGTCTGGCGCGTCGGCAACGGTGCAGATGCAGCCGCCGGCACGGAAACCGGAACCGCCCGATGA